The genomic window AGGAAAGCTGCCCAGACAGAAGCGAGCAGGACTCGTGTTATGGCAGCAAGGCCAAGATACAGCCCCTCACACCTCTAAGTGGGGAGAACTGCAGCTGTCAAAGCCCTGCGCCTCTTCCCTTGGCCTCAGAGGGAGAAGACCGTAAGCGGAGCACAGCTTCCCCATGCTCTAGCTACGAAGGCTAAAGTCCACCAACCTCACGCACAGGACCCCTCCTGCAGCCACAGCGAATAGACATTCAAAGAGGGACTCAAAATCCCCAGGGGGTAACATGTAGGTGAGATTCATTTACCATCTCTTCGTACGTCCTGTTATCAGCTATAGGAAAGACTGTTTCACCTCCCCCAGTCACATTGTTCAGGTAGAACAGCACTGTCACATACCTGCAAGACACAGGGGCTGTCAGGGGACACAACTGGAACAGGAGGAGATGCACAGGGGCTGTCCGTACCCTGCCCCTCCACCATACATACAGTGGTTCCTCCAAGACATCACAAGATGTGTGATTTGCACCATCAGCTTTTCTCCAAGGACAAGACAAGGACAATAAAGAAAATACCCACCCACAACGGTGAGGGGGCATTTCTAACCTCTGGTGGGGATGGCCCAGCAGCATTGCAGAACCACTCTGCCCTCCTTGTGTGGACCCACAGGATTCGCCCACCTCCCCCTTCAAACCCCTTCATGCCAGCGATCTCCAGAGCTGGTTTGCGAGCCCACAACCTGAGCACCAAGTCCCACGCGAGGTGAGGCGAAACAGCTCTCCACACCTCTTCTCTAATGCGTTCCAGGTTGTGCCAAGGCAGACCTTACCGGCAGGAGGTCTCAAACGGAGCGCTTTCATTGGCGACCAGCTTCGTGTGGCTGCAGGCGGTCTCGGGGAAGACGGGGCCACTGTCCATGTGGGCATGGTAGTGCCCTCCTTGGTCGTACCGCACAACCTGGAGGGGCTCGCTGTGCTCCACAATCTCGGGGGGCAAGCGAGTCAGGCGCATTAccctggggaagaggagagaagagcaggTGAGGAGAAAGCACCGTCACCCTGGTCGGCCACTAGTCCCAAGCAGCGAGTAAATTCAGAGAAAGATAAGTCCCTTTCCCAACAGACCAGAGAGATGGATGGGCTGCAGCAAGCACGCCAAGAGATAACTAGGTCCCTACAGATCTGTTGGACCATCAGCATCAGCTCAGAAAGTCCTTGTCAgggttaataaaaaaaaccccaaaaccgAAGGGTGCATCTCCAGCAGGACTGCTCTCAGGAAGACTTTGCTTGCTCAGCAAGATCCCTTCTGTGtgtgtccctggagccttcaTGTGCCATCTCATGGCTTCTCTGGACTCCTGCACACCACCTACAGACCTCAGGGACTGTTAGCAAAGCACAGGGCCCCTGCTGAGAGTGAACAAGAGACTAGCTCTAGGAATATTCTTGTCACCTAACTCACCTTTCCCTGTTGCCTTTTCAGCAGCCTCCCCCCAGGGCAGAGGGGCACTGGAAGTGATCAAGGAGACCGGAGCCCTCCTGCTCTGGGATTTTTCCGCTGCTACATCTGAGATCATCCCCAAGGCAAGCAGGTACGTCTCGAGACCTGCCAAAGAACACTCAGAGCTCTGAGAATCCAGACTGGTGAAGCCCTTGGGGCAGGTGCAAAGGGAACGCAGCACCCAAGCAGGATGGCAAAGCCCCTCCAGGCACCGCATAGTCCCAGGGAGGACTAACAAGCCTCCTTCAGTGCTATGTCTTCACGTCCTTGTAACAGCAGCCAACTGAAGAGCGTAAAAGCAGTATGCCGATGCCTGTGTGCGCTGGCTAGCTGGCACGGAGAAGGTGGCAGCCAGAGCCTGCTCTAATCAAGGCAATATGCAACCCCATTCTCCCGCTGGAAtgcactgaagaaaaggagCGGCCAACAGCCGTTTTCAAGCCTCGGGACAGATTTTACCCACCCATGTTCTGGGCGAGGACCAGCGCCACAAGAACAAGGGAGTCTCCAGCCAGTTATCTGAAACTCACCACGGCTAAATGATTTGGCCTGCATGCTGGGTTTCAACGCTTCCCAGTACCAAATCTGTGATGAAGGGAAGGGTAAGAGGTTCTCCCGTCTGCTGTGAGCTGCCCTGCGATACATGTGCTCGGAGGATTAAACTAACTCGGCTTACTTGAGGTGAAGTCATGCTTGTTAAAAAGTCAGCTCTGAACAGCTAAGacagatttcagtgaaatgcaTGAGTAACTAAAGCAAATGACAGTAACTACTGGCACCCAGACAGCATTGGAAATGGGCAGTTTCTCCCAGTAAGCTCATTTACTAATTAGAATGAATTATTTCATATAATGCCAAGTCTTCTTGGTTTTATAGGGCTGTTCCCAAAAGTGAATGGAGATGCTGaaaggtttgatttttctttttccttttccatgggACAATACAAATTCTTGTTCTAATGAAAACCTCCTCTCCCCATTTTGTGTCTGTGTTCATTGCTCTTTATACTGCAAAGACTTTCACGCAATTAGGAAGTGTGAATATTAGCAAGTCTGCCACTGCCTCTCCCAGCACAGGTGGTCCTCATGGCTAGACAAACCCAACGGCCCCTCGGCTGCCTGGCCCTTACCTTTGCCGTATGGCTCTCATGACCTGGTGTGCCCCCTCGCCCTGGTACAGCCAGGTGTGCTGGCTGTTGCGCACCAAGTCACTCATCTTCACTTTCTGGCTTCCCATGTACTTGTGGAAATCACGGATATTCAATCGTTTGAACTCCTCCAAACTCAGCACACCtaggggaagagaggaaaagctggCTGACTCTGGTGCAGGTAATAATAGTTCTTGGCGTCCTGTACTCACAGAAACCACCAGCTGAGGGCACTGCAGAAATTGCCTTCCTCAAACAAACCCCATTCAGGGTCCACCACTGTGCCCACCACCGGCTGCACCCGCTACGTGCAGGATTACAGGCCCCAGCCATGCTCTCGCCTTTAGCAGAGTAGAGGGCATACAGCAACCTGCAAAAGGGACCTGTTAGCTGCCGTGCAGGGTCAGAACTGGGACGGGTGAAGTACCATTTTGAACTTTAAAAAGCTCCTAAAACATACAAACCAATCCatcaaaagagagaaatagcCAATACAGTTCTAACATATGCAATCCCACAGCTAAAAAGCCTGCGCCACCTGATGCCTTGGAGCTTGTTACTTAGATATTTAAATAGACACGTGTAGGAGCAGAGTGGGACACCTCAGACCACATTTTCTACAAGACCCTGcatggtaatttaaaaaagccaaaccaaaacaagcgGTACATTCTTCTGCATTTGTGTAATTGCAAAACATGAGTGAGAAATACAACAGAGTATGATCTTGCGTAAgtagaaataacagaaaagccAGAGGTAAAAAGTGGTTTCTACTAACACAAGTATTTCTTGTTTGCACTCAACTGGACTCAACACGGGTTGGACTTTGGCCTTTGTCGGCTTCAGAAAAATCCTCACATTTGTTGTTTCCCCTTTCTGAAGAAGGGAAGCCCTGCACAGGGGACCAGGTCCCCAGGACCAGAGCTTGCGGAACGCTGCAGCGTGCTGTCTGGCAGCCAGCATGCATCATGGGCTGCGAGTGGAGCTCACTCAGGCAGCAAACCCAGTGCTGCTGtggtgccagctctgctccccaggcacACAGCACCctccagcaggaggaaggaccAGCCCCCAGGGTCAGCCTGGGACAGTTCCTCAGGTGCCAGTGGTTGTGACCAAATTACCCACACCATTATTATTTCTAGTGTCTCCCTGTCCCCACTTCCCCTTACTCCATGTGGTCTTTGGTGATGCAGTGCCACATCCAGGTTGTGACCTCGTCTCTTGGTGTCACATACCAGTCTAACAACAGAGTGAAGCAGCTCTCTAGAAGCAAGGTCCTGCCAAGAGCACTTTAACAGGACCTTCCATTTGTTGATGTCCGGAACAGTGGAAAAGCCACTGAGGACTCAGCCATACGCTCCTGCCCCTGCCAAGAATGCCACCATCCCAGAGTAGCAGGGCATGGGGTGTCCTCCGGATATGTAGGCATTCACATGGGTACTGCTTCAAACCAACTCCTCCCGGGCAGCTCTCAACGCCAGGTCACTGGAAGAGAGCGTGCAGAGTCTGTGCGTTCACTTAATTTGATTAGGAAATGGAGAGTTGCTTAATTGAGGCCACTCTAATTAGAGCAGCAGAGGTTAGAGTGCATGTCCGGACCAGCGGGAGCCCTTGGGAGACCAGGAGCAGGAGGGGCTGAAGCGGCCTCATGGAATACAGAGAGTTTGCAGCGTCAGAGAGGGGGGTCAGCAACAAAGGCTGACCAACAAAACCACCCTCACTTCCACTTATTCTGCCCTCCCCTGCCAGTGATACAGGgctcccagcctgctgcagaaGTCTCCCTGAAAACAGGGCGGGGATCGGAGGGTGCAGCTTAAAAACTGAAGCCCAGGTAACAAGAGCTATGCAGTCAGATCCAGAGCAGTCTCTCAGACCACAGGAGCAGAAGCACACCCTGAAGGTCCTGTTACAGTGGGGCAGGAATCAAAGCAGGTCTGACAGGGGGAGGAGTTGAGAGTTGTGTTCTGGTCCTGCTTCTGCAAGATCCAAGCCCAGGCAGTGGAACTAGTCTGCTGCTAGACTGGTGATGAAGGGGCAGGAGTGCTGCGATGAGAGGTTTacactggttttaattttctacaAAGGTCTCTAAAGCAGcgttattttcttttgaagaatacACCAAGAGAAACAGGCCTAGGCAGGGACACGGCTCTTGCTCTGCCCCACACGGCTGTGTGAGGTGTCCAGCGTGCTGAGGGTGAAGGGATTCCCATGGAGCTGCTCTTACCATTCCCATCAGGATCAGCCTTGACTGCAGTGTACATCTCCCGGATGTTTTCAGGGGTCATCCACCTGCCGTTCCCAAGCCGGGTGTGGGTCAACACCTGAAATTCATAAATGGATCAACAGCGGGCACTGGTTTCTCATACTACTGAAACCCTACAGACTCCCTGCTTGAGGCCTGGCAGGCTCTCCTCTGCAGCGCATCAGCCAGCCAGGCGTCAGCACATCTCTGCAGAAAGAAGACTGCAGTGAGAATTATCTGGCAGCCACACACAGTGTGTGGCTGATGAGTGCTGTTTGTTTCCAGTTTAGGTCATGGCAAATTACTGCTCGGTTAACCAGTCCTGAGGCAGAGAGGGCACAGCTCTTTCTCTTGAAGGGAAAGTAAAGCTATTGATGATAAAAGTGAATGCTTTTACTTGTCCAAGATAAGGGCTTGGAACAAAAAGGCTTCCTTTTCATGTGGACAGAGAGATGCAGTATCCTGGAGAGCTCTCAGCAGGCTCTGACCTCCAGAGAAAAGGAGCCTTGCCCTGGGTTGTCACTGCCACAGTTCCCCATACTCCACAATGCTTGCTGCCCACGGGACAGTACAGACCCGCAGCCCTACCTGAAACGGGAGCCCACGGGGGTGACATCCTTGAACTGCCAGCACCTGCCCTGACGCACCCTGCCATACTGGGCAAGGGTGCTGAAAAGCTGTGGACAAGGTGCTTGTTATCCCCCTCCAGGGTCGTTAACAGGGGTGGCTTTGCTGTGTCTTGTCAATTAGCACGGTTAGCTCCCCACAGGCCACACAAAGCAGTGCCTATGCTACAAACTCACTTCCCCAGGACACCCAGCAAGAGGAAACCCACAGCCCAAGGAACATTTTACCCAGCAAATTCAAAACATGCATCTCCTGCCAAGGACCCTTGCTACCTCCCAATAGCATGACAACTGCTGCACGTTCCCCCCAAAACTTCCATGCTGAAGGCCAGCACCAGTCTGGAGacataaaattaagcaaatacTGATCAGTATATACTGGGGTCTGGCCCTACCCAAGCACATGAGTAATCAAGTGACTATCTGAGGAGGGGACCTGCCAGAAGGTCCCACAGCAAACCTTCCCCAGTTTGTCCCACACTCTACCTCTTTGAGCTGCAGCTGCCCATCCTGATTGTGGTCCAGCAGATTGAAAATGTCCATCTGGCTGATTTCTATCATTTCCATGGCTTCCTCATAGTCATCCGTTGGTAGGATCTGGCTCTTCTGCAGCCCCTTCAGCTGTGCCAGATGGACGATGAGCTTGCACTCTTCCTCCGTCAGGAAGTCGggaatttctgcagcaaaagtGTGAGCAGCAACAGAGACTGAGGAACTGTCACAGTGGGACCCCATACTGATGGCAGGccactcagaagaaaaaaaaaaacgtgtGTGGGGAAATTTAGGAAACTGCCCAAGTTTGGGACATTCAAACACATCCACCCTTCTACCAGAAGAGCTCTCAAAGAGCACACAcctgagctgctggaggtggttatttttacagcagcagttcCTAAATGTTTGGATCCAGGGGTCAAGCCCTTAAACTCTCTCACAGATACCACAATGGACAAAGGAGTGAACAAACACGTGCATATCACTGCATATTATCACTTCAAAGGTGACATGTGGATCACAGTCTGGGAACTGGTGCTCTACAGGAAGGGAGGCTAAAAATCTTTATGGTGGGCAGTGGTGATGGCCAGGGTTTCAGGCTTCCTTGCTCTCACATGGAGGGGGTGGCAGTTTGCACAAAACCAAACGCCTTTCAGGGGAACCTGGCACAGTGCTCTACTATGAAATTCAAACAGCAAAGAGACAACTTCCAAACTTATTCCCACTCATTCCCTTGGTCCCCCACTAAAAATGGTCTTCAAACGCAACACTAAAGGGGAAGACACTGTGCATGGTGGATGCCACGCTCCATACCAGCTGGTATCACCAGCTTTCCTTTGCAGCACACCACCAGCAGCAATCAGGCAATACCAGGATCCCAAGCAAATTTAACTGCAGAGAAATCCACTGATGACGGTGAAGCTAAGAGATTTCTAACTGCATGGTGCACTGGGCACACACTTGCAAAGCACTGGCAAGGTCCCCTTCCACAGCACAGTTACATTGTGGCCCAGCAGGTTGAGAAGATCCTTCTGGCTGAAATCCCTCACTGCTACAGGGATCTTGTAGAGGTCAGCTCTTCAGGGATCAGCTGCTGAGacttttgaagaggaaaagaaaatccaccAAAGCAGGACAGGTTTAAGTGCTCCTAGGCCCAAGGTCCTGCTCTTCAAATTGCAGCCCCCTAGAGCTCCTGCAAGTATGTGCCAAGGACACATTTTATCTCCACTACAGCAGCAATcctcaaagggggaaaaaaaaaagttaattactTCCATGACCTTAAATCAACCCTATCAGCTCAAACTGTCAATATGCAGTTGGCTTCTTGCTAAGTACAGACCAGAACTAGCTCTGTAGAAAATGAGATGTTCCTGGGAAGCCCCAGCAACACAATGCAGCCGGCTGTATCCGTAACACCCTCCGAGGAAACAATTTCCGCCACAGGCAGCACGGGGTCCTTGTGCCAGAGGATGCTTGAGCGCTGGAGCTTCCGCTGGCTGGTTTGAACCTCATGGCACGGCACCACGTCCGAATGAACTGTGTGCTGGCAAGCAACGCCCCCAGTATTTCCAGTTCCCCAAACTGGGCTACAATAACGATGGCTTCTGGAATCTTAATTACGTGCTGGAGGAAGGACAATCCTGCTCTTCAGCGGTAGTAACGGGACTTTGTAACGAAGTAAAAATTCTGTTAACCGGAAAGCACGCTCTGTCACGCAGGTTGCAAGGTGAGGGGGTTTCCAGCTAAGCACCGCCAATCTCATCTGCAAACAACCTGGCTCCACAGCTACAAATTAGTTCCTCTCTGCCCTCAGCTCTCTGAAACGGTTAACTTCTGGCTGTGAGACCATCCTATCTCCCTGCTTCCTCAACAATAGATCCAGCTAAACAAATGCCTCCTAATTGACTTTGAGCAACACTTGATTGCTTttacaaaaaacaaaagagaggaaaacattgGGGTTTATGAAATAATGACTAATCCTGGAGCAAGAGAAAGGGGATGGGTTGGAGCACTGGTGTCAAACAGAGATTCAATCTTGGCTGAAAGAGCCCCAAGACACATGGGCCAAGTCATTCATCCCTCCCCAACTGCCCTCATTTCCACACCTGCTGATCTAAGCCAAACCCCTGCTAAAATCCAAACAATCGGGGCCGCTGGCAAACGAAAATTGGAGCATTGTCTTCCCCATGAGGGCTCTGAAAGGGCCGCACTTAATGAGGATGGATTGACAGTGAGGTGGCTCATAGGCTATAAAAGGCGTCCCACAGTCAGGAGCAGCTCAGTCCAGGGTGTGCTGCCCGTTCGCCTGCTCCCAGCTTGCTCTGAGCATGGTCACGGCCCACCGCAGGCACCCCTCAAGGTCGGGCAGCCCATGGCTGCTGGGTCTCCTGGTGCGCCTGCTGCTCTGGGGCTCTCCAGGAGCCTGGGCGAGCTACCTGAGGAGATCCTCCAGCTGCACACCCATTCCACACCACATGGCCTTGTGCTACGATATCGGCTACTCCGAGATGAGGATTCCCAACCTGCTGGAGCACGAGACCATGCCAGAAGTGATCCAGCAGTCTTCCAGCTGGCTGCCCTTGCTGGCCAGGGAGTGCCACCCGGACGCTAGgattttcctctgctccctctttGCACCAATCTGCTTGGACAGGTAAGATGTTTTTAGAAGTTATTTCAGCTCTGGCAAGTAACACTCCCCAAGAGCGCAACTGCATTTGCCTCCCAAGAGAAAATGCGTGCACTGTGATCAGCACAGTCCCCAAGAAGCTGGACTGCCCTGCTGGGCAAGAGGCAACTGGATTACCCAGCAGGGACCTTCCCTCTGAAAGTGAAACATGAGCATTTAATCTCGCAGGAGCAGAAACCTTATGTTCCCTCCTCTGGCTTTTCTTGCTCTCCCACCGCAGGCACCGTGGCCATctcccccggccgcccccctcACACACCGCAGTATCTGCTGGCACCCACCGGCTTCACCTCCcgcttcccctgcagccccccgcctgcagctcctgccccaaaCATGTAGAGGGTTTCTCAGCCCGACAttgccagcagcagagagaaatcctCAGTCTTGAGGTGCAGCCATCAAAGTACAGAGCTGCTAAGGAAATTGGGCATCTAATTAGGCACCTGTAAAGGTAAGCAGCCTTTGCACAACTAGAGAAGATCCCTGGGTGTGGGGAAGGGCTTCTGGCAGCAGCCTGTATCAAACAGCCTCATCCCTCCTGTCCTCAAAAATCCGTTGTTTGTTTCCTGGGCATGAACGTTCAAAAGACATCAAAGATCCCCAAACAGCTCTCCTAGCGCTACAGTGTGCAGCGCGGTGCCAGGGCTCGACCCTCAGCCTGCTGCCGGGGGGAGTCCAGAGGTGCTGCaatccccatcccctccccaggctcATCTACCCCTGCCGCAGCCTGTGCGAAGCCGTCAAGAGAAGCTGTGCACCCGTCATGGCTTGTTACGGCTACCCCTGGCCCGAAATCCTGAACTGCAGCAAGTTTCCTGCAGATCATGAACTGTGCATCGCAGCAGTGTCCACAGATGAAAATTCCTCGAGCAGGAgaagtaagttttttttttttcctcatgttatTCCATATGTAACACTGAAAGCTCAAAAGGATGTGCCTGTGCCTTGTTTCTATTCCTAATATTTCTGGTTGtaagctatatttaaaaaaaaaaaaaaattctaaattctAGTTTTGTTCTCTCTGGGAACTCCGTCGTGTCTAAAAAATTAGCGTAACGTTGACTGCAGCTTGTTCCCCTCTCTACTGTATTCATTAGCTCCCTGGGTGCCGTCAGACCATGCAGGGTTtggggcagaggaaaggaaTCGCTGTAAAAGCCTAACACTCAGGCACAGCATGAGAGCTTGTGGTGTGCAGGCTCCAGGCGGCGAGACGTGCTTCCAGCGGAGCTAAAGAGCTGCAGCCCTGATCTTTCAGCTGTGCCCAGggtttaaaaacatgcaaaaagaaatgttttgcaagCCTTCTCTTGAAACATTAGGAAACACCACAAAGGGGCACGAGCCTCTGCAGACATGAgttacacaagaaaaaaatcttaaagacTGAAAGACTAAATTAAACACCCAGATACTGATAAACACTGGGGGAGATTCAAGAGCAGTTAAGGGGAGAACAGACACCTCATTTCAGCATCACTGGATGGAGTCTGGCCATACCAGTGGCTTTACTGTTTCATCCAAACTAGAAGATCTTCATTAAGCATTTTCGCTGCTGCTTTAACATGCAGCAACACACACAAGCCTAAACAAAGCAGGACAAGCAGTGTCTGCCTCACCCACAGAAAGGAGAGCGTAACATTTTCCCACCCTGGCACTCCGAGCTCTTTCTCCAGGGACTGGGTAGCTCGGGAGGAAGCACCACTTGGAAACAGCAAGCCACCACTCGCAGCTCTCAAAATTTCATTATGCCTTTTCCAGTGAAGCTTGACAAGGGTGTTATAACCAAATCTCTGTTGCAGCAGTGCCCCGAGCCAGCTGCAAGGACTGCGAGCTTGAGGAGGCCAGCACTGCCAGGGAGATCCTGGAAAACCTCTGCGCCAATGATTTTGGTGAGTACCACCATCTCTTCCTCCCATTCCCTCCAGCAGCCAAGTAGTGGCACGGACAGAAAATGGCTTTGCCATAACAAACTGACTTGGAGGAACTGCAGCTTTTACAGCAGATCCCAGGGATTTTCAGGTCCCAACTTACTTGTTAGGTAGCAGGAGGGCCCAGCTCCAGGCAGCACCCAAGGTGAAgacctgcttttatttctgtgggcTCTGATTTGTTTTGGTCTGTGGCTGCTAAACATAAGCACTACTCTGGTTTTCCCTTGGAGACCAACATTTCAATCAATGCCCGTAAAAACCTGTAGCAAAATCCACGTCAGCTATTTCAAACTTCAATACTGTTGCTCTAGTAATGTGACTCTCCCTCTCCTAGCCCAAGCAGGTGGCAGCACTGGCTCTGCTCAATCAGCTGGCAGGAAGTTTTCAAGATACTGTCCTGAATTCAGACACACAaccttcatgaaaaaaaaaagttaaaaatcctGGGCAGGTGGCAGTCATGTCACCTCCTGAAATCCCAGCTCAGAGAACAGTCAAGTAATTTGCACGACACCAGGACGTTGATGCATCCACTTGCTTGTGCCCCTGCTTCCTACAGGGTTTCTGCCCATGCAGCGGTGCTGACATGCCTTTGCCACTCTCACGAGAAAAGCGGAGTGAGAAGAACTGTGTTCAGTACTGGAAACTAACCTCAAATGAGAACTTTTACAAGTTCACTGCAATTACAAGAGCTTGGATGGATGCATCAGCACGttacagaaacagcaagaaagcCTTGTGTTGGCTGTGTGTTTAAGTAGGTAAGAGCTATGAAAAGTAAACAGAACTAACAGCTCTTTTTCCAACCCCCACAGCAGTGAAAATCCGAATCCTGAGGaagaacaccaccaccaccatctcGGACTTCGACCTGGACCCCTCCAAGGTGGAGGTCCTGAAGCACGGCCCGCTCCTCAGAACTGAAATCCCCGCCCGGCTCCAGCAGTGGCTGGACATAGATGCTACCTGCGTCCACAACATCATGAGAGGCACTCACGCAGGGGTCTTCGTTGTAAGCGGCGAAGTACAGAGTGACAAAGTGGTGGTGAACAAGGCCTACGCCTGGCAGAAGAAGAACAGGAACCTGCACCAGGCGGTGCGGAGGTGGAAACATCACCGCTGCCCTGAACAGGCTGGCCGGAAGGTCTGAAAAATCTCAATTCCAACAATAAGAAACTGCTCCCTTCCCTATGGCTAGAAAACTCCTTTCCCTGGCAGTTGGTGTTTTGGAGATGTACAGTCCATATTTTTAGGTGATTTGAAGCAGTCATAGTCCACAGATAGGGCCTGTTTTCCTGAGACAGAGCTTAAGGATACAGATTTAACATATTCCTCTCGCAAGGCTCTGCAGATCCAGGACTTGGAATGGATGGCTTTGTGTAGGATCCAACAGCACaagaaaactgaactgaactCCACAGGTGAGCCCAAACTAGAAGAGACCTTTAGTAACAGCTCCTTCTAGTTCTTGTCATCAAAGTTGATAGCCATTTCAGCTTCGTTATTTGACCCTGAGACACTAATGCTGTCCAAGtgcctgcttgctttctgtccaGAAAGATTACACGGAAGTCTCCCTGACTGCTAAGTGATGCTTTTTGTATAATGGAGCAAATAGTTTACTCTTGAACAGTCCAAGGTAAATTAAGGGGGAGGGGAACCCACCCCAGCAATGCCTGCCCccttaaaaaatgaatgctaaACTCTGCTCTTGAGCAGTCACTCAGGCTGTCCCTTCAGCTTGCTGCGCTGAGAGCTGATGAGCATCCGCACAGGTAAGAGGAAACAGCCATTCTTGAGcaagaaaagcacagagcaaagATAGCTGAGGGTTTCTGCATAACAgggaaaaccattttttaatgtcagaaaTTCAGTTTGGATCAGAAGATTCTGGTAACTGGGCAACTACTGAAGATAGCAAGATATCACAAGAGCCTTgaaaaagagcagagcaggagtgGGACATCAGCTGTTTAAACATCTGCTTTGGTGTGCAACAGCAGCTTTGCTTGGGACTTGGAGGTGAGCCCCAGCCACAGCACAATAGGTGCTACTTGCAGTTCCGATATGGGAGGGCGGGGAGAAACGTTACACAGCTGTCTGGCTGTCCACCCACATgcaaggaagacagaaaaggtGGCAAAACTCAGTCTCACCAAGTTCTCTGCAGCTCACTCTCTCACCGAAGTAAGTAGGGACTGTAATTCCCTGTAGGGGTAAACACAGCTATAGTTCTATGCTCCAGaccacagagcagaaaacagcaaatccCCAAATGAGAAAACAAGTTGGATTTCTACTGCCTAACAAACAACTGTCCATGGAAAGTTTTCTACACTGGATTAAACTTGGGActgaaataagaggaaaaacGGCTTTTGGGAGAAATGCGTTCTGCCTTGTTCATGACGCCTGCAGTCTCGGTTGTGGAAAGAGCCGCCCGGTTTGATGGAGACACATTGCCTCCCTGTGCTCGTAAAGCACACCAACAACCCGTGATGCGATCTCCTCTTCAGATTTAGTGTGGGCTGAGATGAGTGCTCAGACATTCACTCTGAAATTCAGCTGTGCCCTGACATTTGTGCAGTGATTACTTCTGTTCCCTAAggctcagaagaaaaacacagcgagatttcctatttttattccTCCCCACTGCCTTGTCTTGCAAACTGCCACCCAATCCACAGAATCTGCTGCCAGGTGGTCCCTGCAACGGCAGTATCTTCAGAACAGACTGCGTTTGGAAAACACAACAGAACACATAAAAGCTCTGAAGGTTGAAAAGGCTTTGTCTgatatttgttttccattaataGGATTATTTGATTACTAGTGTT from Aquila chrysaetos chrysaetos chromosome 20, bAquChr1.4, whole genome shotgun sequence includes these protein-coding regions:
- the P4HTM gene encoding transmembrane prolyl 4-hydroxylase, encoding MAAAAAAAASRSEGPPLPGPPGGRPRPVCSRPYFLVLMVFAHLYVLNVLGLLLFVHLSAGEAGGPPAAPPPPPPPPPARALPRLEGIKVGHTQRVELVPGRVHAVRTLSLKPLLFEIPDFLTEEECKLIVHLAQLKGLQKSQILPTDDYEEAMEMIEISQMDIFNLLDHNQDGQLQLKEVLTHTRLGNGRWMTPENIREMYTAVKADPDGNGVLSLEEFKRLNIRDFHKYMGSQKVKMSDLVRNSQHTWLYQGEGAHQVMRAIRQRVMRLTRLPPEIVEHSEPLQVVRYDQGGHYHAHMDSGPVFPETACSHTKLVANESAPFETSCRYVTVLFYLNNVTGGGETVFPIADNRTYEEMSLIQNDVDLRDTRKNCDKGNLRVKPQQGTAVFWYNYLSDGEGWVGELDDFALHGGCLVTQGTKWIANNWINVDPNRRRQLQFQQEMERYAGAEAGAGAPGEWTVDKAYSGVHLEL
- the LOC115353697 gene encoding secreted frizzled-related protein 5-like isoform X1, encoding MVTAHRRHPSRSGSPWLLGLLVRLLLWGSPGAWASYLRRSSSCTPIPHHMALCYDIGYSEMRIPNLLEHETMPEVIQQSSSWLPLLARECHPDARIFLCSLFAPICLDRLIYPCRSLCEAVKRSCAPVMACYGYPWPEILNCSKFPADHELCIAAVSTDENSSSRRTVPRASCKDCELEEASTAREILENLCANDFAVKIRILRKNTTTTISDFDLDPSKVEVLKHGPLLRTEIPARLQQWLDIDATCVHNIMRGTHAGVFVVSGEVQSDKVVVNKAYAWQKKNRNLHQAVRRWKHHRCPEQAGRKV
- the LOC115353697 gene encoding secreted frizzled-related protein 5-like isoform X3: MVTAHRRHPSRSGSPWLLGLLVRLLLWGSPGAWASYLRRSSSCTPIPHHMALCYDIGYSEMRIPNLLEHETMPEVIQQSSSWLPLLARECHPDARIFLCSLFAPICLDRLIYPCRSLCEAVKRSCAPVMACYGYPWPEILNCSKFPADHELCIAAVSTDENSSSRRTVPRASCKDCELEEASTAREILENLCANDFVKIRILRKNTTTTISDFDLDPSKVEVLKHGPLLRTEIPARLQQWLDIDATCVHNIMRGTHAGVFVVSGEVQSDKVVVNKAYAWQKKNRNLHQAVRRWKHHRCPEQAGRKV
- the LOC115353697 gene encoding secreted frizzled-related protein 5-like isoform X2; the protein is MVTAHRRHPSRSGSPWLLGLLVRLLLWGSPGAWASYLRRSSSCTPIPHHMALCYDIGYSEMRIPNLLEHETMPEVIQQSSSWLPLLARECHPDARIFLCSLFAPICLDRLIYPCRSLCEAVKRSCAPVMACYGYPWPEILNCSKFPADHELCIAAVSTDENSSSRRMPRASCKDCELEEASTAREILENLCANDFAVKIRILRKNTTTTISDFDLDPSKVEVLKHGPLLRTEIPARLQQWLDIDATCVHNIMRGTHAGVFVVSGEVQSDKVVVNKAYAWQKKNRNLHQAVRRWKHHRCPEQAGRKV